In Raphanus sativus cultivar WK10039 unplaced genomic scaffold, ASM80110v3 Scaffold0111, whole genome shotgun sequence, a single window of DNA contains:
- the LOC108839750 gene encoding probable ubiquitin-like-specific protease 2A, with protein MRLDPSSPSVGTQRAAMTLPSLHSRGKREKIGVFDYTDEDEHVEEMSKKLLRKFDSPGTTSKPPRALDKYDFLRFFSVTQGTQGESKALNHRVIDVEVPAKEERLRCEPSGYNKACDLIDVPSDDSHGRIGVNSSSSSENDDASKGEEATSIISGSREVDSENSHVLIIPDFIIYGDIYCTNSKLTFSRNCMSVESSSVNATKGTFSCKWAIEDIVRIESQWCSELETAVVNVLLKSRDPNKVDNAKKISGIDLLKFSVYDAKSFKEVETIKLLDSRYKDIWFDTITESEESACSGHNLETSLTNLAGSFEDLVYPQGEPDAVVVRKQDIELLKPRRFINDTIIDFYIKYLKSRIPPEERGRFHFFNCFFFRKLANLDKGSPSSFGGREAYQRVQKWTKNVELFEKDYIFIPINFSFHWSLIIICHPSELVPSSVENPSRVPCILHLDSIKGSHKGGLVNIFPSYLREEWKARQGNTTTDLSRASNMQLISLELPQQENSFDCGLFLLHYLELFVTRAPAKFNPSLITRSGKFLTRKWFPAKEASLKRGYILELLYNLHKGHDPSILPANCNSKQPHFRVSNKNDEENESKNVTETCKWRKPFDGGSSSIVTYIPQTMTCLPDQILSKEVFYAGGYDLPEASKRRKSFMSPIVEEVQESGEKEEIHLPMDTEESICQEMETLRKEECMLYIEDTDDDEAVSVEYVPDSQDSYEVEMKEAEEEDDELILFTGASKEIHKTRETKSASAWIEKGVHKSKSRALAARSCCNNILLVLSDDEGSSAGSYELQNKENISSSSCNVMAKRPKT; from the exons ATGCGTCTCgatccttcttctccttccgtTGGAACTCAAAGAGCAGCGATGACTCTGCCGTCTCTTCACTCCCGCGGAAAGCGCGAGAAGATCGGAGTATTCGATTACACTGACGAGGACGAGCACGTTGAAGAGATGTCGAAGAAACTCCTCCGAAAGTTCGATTCCCCTGGAACTACTAGCAAACCTCCCCGCGCTCTCGATAAGTACGACTTCCTTCGATTCT TTTCAGTCACGCAGGGCACGCAAGGCGAGAGCAAAGCACTGAACCACAGAGTTATTGATGTTGAAG TCCCAGCAAAAGAAGAGCGGTTAAGGTGTGAACCCAGCGGATATAATAAAGCT TGTGACCTGATTGATGTACCATCCGATGACTCCCATGGAAGGATTGGAGTTAATTCGTCATCGTCATCGGAAAATGATGATG CCTCAAAAGGAGAAGAAGCCACAAGTATTATTTCTGGTTCACGTGAAGTT GATTCCGAGAATTCACACGTTCTCATAATCCctgattttattatatatggagATATATACTGTACTAACTCGAAGCTGACATTTTCACGCAACTGTATGAGTGTGGAAAGTTCATCAGTAAATGCAACTAAAGGGACATTTAGTTGTAAGTGGGCAATAGAAGATATCGTCAGAATTGAGTCTCAGTGGTGTTCAGAG CTTGAGACTGCCGTGGTAAACGTCCTTCTGAAGTCCAGGGACCCTAACAAAGTTGACAATGCGAAAAAGATTTCAG GCATCGATCTCCTAAAGTTTTCCGTTTATGACGCTAAATCGTTTAAAGAAGTAGAAACCATCAAATTGTTGGACTCGAGATACAAGGATATTTGGTTTGATACCATAAC AGAAAGCGAGGAAAGTGCTTGTAGTGGACACAATTTGGAAACATCACTCACCAA TCTCGCTGGTTCATTTGAAGATCTAGTTTACCCTCAAGGAGAACCAGATGCTGTAGTAGTGCGTAAGCAAGACATAGAGCTTCTGAAGCCAAGACGTTTCATTAACGATACAATCATTGATTTTTATATCAA GTACCTTAAGAGTCGGATTCCACCAGAGGAACGGGGCAGATTCCACTTTTTCAATTGTTTCTTTTTCCGTAAGCTAGCTAACTTAGACAAAGGTTCACCTAGCTCGTTTGGAGGTAGGGAAGCATATCAACGTGTGCAGAAGTGGACTAAGAATGTGGAACTCTTcgaaaaagattatatatttattcctATAAATTTCAG TTTTCACTGGAGTCTGATTATCATCTGTCACCCAAGTGAATTGGTTCCTTCTTCTG TCGAAAACCCATCAAGGGTTCCATGCATCTTGCATCTGGACTCAATTAAAGGAAGCCACAAGGGTGGTCTCGTCAACATTTTTCCGAG TTACCTACGTGAAGAGTGGAAAGCGAGGCAAGGAAACACAACAACTGATTTATCAAGAGCATCAAATATGCAGCTCATTTCACTCGAG CTCCCGCAACAAGAGAATTCGTTTGATTGTGGCCTCTTTTTGCTGCACTATTTGGAACTTTTTGTGACACGAGCTCCTGCTAAATTCAATCCTTCTCTTATCACAAGATCGGGAAAATTT CTAACTAGGAAATGGTTTCCTGCCAAAGAAGCTTCACTTAAGCGTGGATACATCTTAGAGTTGCTTTACAATCTTCACAAAGGTCATGATCCAAGTATTCTTCCAGCTAATTGCAATAGCAAACAACCTCATTTCCGAGTTTCCAACAAGAATGACGAAGAAAACGAAAGCAAGAATGTGACTGAGACCTGTAAATGGAGAAAACCATTTGATGGTGGTTCCTCATCAATCGTCACATACATTCCTCAAACAATGACTTGCTTGCCAGATCAGATTCTCAGCAAAGAAGTTTTTTACGCGGGAGGTTATGATCTCCCTGAGGCTTCCAAGCGCCGAAAGTCCTTTATGTCGCCTATAGTG GAAGAAGTTCAAGAAAGTGGTGAGAAAGAAGAAATCCATTTGCCAATGGACACAGAGGAATCTATCTGTCAAGAGATGGAAACATTACGAAAAGAGGAATGCATGCTTTATATTGAGGacactgatgatgatgaagctgTTTCAGTAGAATACGTCCCTGATTCCCAGGATTCATATGAAGTTGAGATGAaggaagcagaagaagaagatgatgaattgATTCTATTTACTGGAGCATCCAAAGAGATTCACAAAACCAGAGAAACCAAATCTGCTTCAGCATGGATCGAAAAAGGAGTGCACAAGAGTAAGAGTAGAGCTTTAGCTGCTCGTTCTTGCTGTAACAACATTCTTCTTGTGTTGTCTGATGATGAGGGAAGCTCTGCCGGAAGTTACGAACTTCAGAACAAAGAAAACATATCTAGTTCAAGTTGTAATGTGATGGCCAAGAGGCCAAAGACTTGA
- the LOC130501174 gene encoding beta carbonic anhydrase 5, chloroplastic-like — MLFRCSVPCCLRFELSNFPLMASSISHDPSSSTSLFNLQSQQSIFGYKDKVNDFEKTQLRVPASFREKAANLQMMASGKTPGLTQEANDCTYEAKIDRDNVFDDMKQRFLAFKKLKYMDNLEHFEKLADAQAPKFLVIACADSRVCPSAVLGFQPGEAFTVRNIANLVPPYESGPTETKAALQFSVNTLEVENILVIGHSRCGGIQALMGMEEVDSRSFIHNWVIVGKKAKESTKAVASNLHFDHQCQHCEKTSINHSLERLLGYPWIEEKVRKGSLSLHGGYYDFVNCTFEKWTVDYGGSRGNHEGSGIAVKNRSFW; from the exons ATGCTCTTCAGATGCTCTGTCCCTTGTTGTCTCAGATTCGAATTATCTAACTTTCCTCTCATGGCATCCTCTATCTCTCATGATCCTTCTTCCTCCACGTCTCTCTTTAATCTCCAATCCCAACAATCG aTCTTCGGTTACAAGGACAAAGTAAACGACTTTGAGAAAACTCAGTTGAGGGTTCCCGCTTCTTTCAG GGAAAAAGCTGCCAACTTGCAAATGATGGCGTCAGGAAAGACACCTGGATTGACTCAGGAAGCTAATGACTGCACTTATGAGGCTAAAATTGATAGAGATAATGTGTTTGACGACATGAAACAGCGGTTCCTCGCCTTCAAGAAGCTTAAGTACAT GGATAACTTAGAACACTTCGAAAAACTAGCAGATGCTCAAGCTCCAAAG TTTCTGGTGATTGCTTGTGCAGACTCTAGGGTTTGTCCTTCAGCCGTCCTGGGATTTCAACCTGGTGAAGCATTCACTGTTCGTAACATTGCAAATTTAGTACCTCCATATGAG TCTGGACCTACTGAGACAAAAGCTGCTCTCCAGTTCTCTGTGAATACTCTTGAA GTGGAGAACATCTTAGTGATTGGTCATAGCCGCTGTGGTGGAATTCAAGCTTTAATGGGCATGGAAGAAGTAGATTCCAG AAGTTTCATACATAACTGGGTAATCGTGGGGAAAAAGGCAAAGGAAAGCACAAAAGCTGTTGCTTCAAACCTCCATTTTGATCATCAGTGTCAACATTGTGAAAAG ACGTCAATTAATCATTCATTAGAAAGACTGCTTGGTTATCCGTGGATAGAAGAGAAAGTGCGGAAAGGATCACTGTCCCTCCATGGTGGGTACTATGATTTTGTGAACTGTACATTTGAGAAATGGACCGTTGATTATGGAGGAAGCAGAGGCAATCATGAAGGCAGTGGGATTGCTGTTAAAAACCGGTCTTTTTGGTGA
- the LOC108839747 gene encoding uncharacterized protein LOC108839747 has product MAFASSSVISSFLCNSRSKELIFSSKSSSSVLTGRRAFGSIRAAQVSSQANPRRRNQNVEGDIYVDSTCIDCDTCRWMVPEVFTRVDNMSAVIKQPTCEEERLNALQALLSCPTGSIRTETPPTDIGEAQETFPLALDEDKLPGVFHCGFHSKKSFGATSYLILHHEGNILVDSPRFVEKLAGKIEKMGGVRYMFLTHRDDVADHKKWADRFKCTRILHSGDVQPSTTDVELKLEGSGPWRLYEDVELVHTPGHTEGSVCLFHKPLKALFTGDHLTMNESGMSIIEKYNHCSLPLQLESVERLIKLDFNWVIPGHGRRVHFKDGEEKAKKLESLVQKHREEQLVSSSKFGYA; this is encoded by the exons ATGGCTTTTGCTTCTTCCTCCGTGATTTCGTCGTTCTTGTGTAACTCTCGATCAAAAGAATTGATTTTTTCATCGAAAAGTTCATcttcggttttgacgggaagGAGAGCGTTTGGATCTATCAGAGCAGCTCAAGTGAGTAGCCAGGCGAACCCTAGACGACGCAATCAGAACGTAGAAGGAGATATATATGTTG acaGTACTTGTATTGATTGCGATACTTGTCGTTGGATGGTTCCG GAAGTGTTCACCAGAGTGGATAACATGTCTGCGGTTATTAAACAACCAACCTGTGAGGAAGAAAGGCTGAACGCTCTTCAG GCCTTGTTGTCTTGTCCCACCGGATCTATCCGCACTGAAACTCCACCTACTGACATAGGGGAAGCTCAAGAGACCTTTCCACTTGCACTGGACGAAGACAAACTACCT GGCGTTTTTCATTGTGGGTTTCATTCCAAGAAATCTTTCGGAGCAACTTCCTACTTGATACTTCATCATGAGGGGAATATACTTGTTGATAG TCCCAGGTTCGTAGAGAAACTTGCTGGGAAGATTGAGAAGATGGGTGGTGTTCGCTACATGTTTTTGACACACAG GGACGATGTTGCGGATCACAAGAAATGGGCAGATCGATTCAAGTGTACCAGAATTCTGCATTCCGGAGAT GTCCAACCTTCGACCACTGATGTGGAGTTAAAGCTGGaaggaagtggaccatggagaCTCTATGAAGATGTGGAGCTTGTACACACTCCTGGTCACACTGAA GGATCAGTGTGCCTGTTCCATAAACCCCTCAAGGCATTATTCACTGGAGACCATTTAACTATGAACGAATCTGGAATGAGCATTATAGAGAAGTACAATCATTGTTCAC TGCCTCTCCAGCTCGAGAGCGTAGAAAGATTGATCAAGCTGGATTTCAATTGGGTGATACCAG GACATGGAAGAAGAGTACATTTCAAAGATGGAGAAGAGAAGGCAAAGAAGCTGGAATCACTTGTTCAGAAGCACAGAGAGGAACAACTTGTTTCTTCTAGCAAATTCGGTTATGCTTGA
- the LOC108839575 gene encoding protein PELPK2-like produces the protein MAKIFLITSLLMAIMFSSMITSSHAIKQFAKKQTLKPKFFGHNFPKPGFPQFPRPSFPTNPMPFPQFPKPGFPSNPTPGFPQLPGQGFPNNPMPFPQFPKPGFPSNPTPGFPQFPGFGFPKFPQFPKPGSPSFLPARPGTLNPVPTISTPPSLPVTPTVSP, from the coding sequence ATGGCTAAAATATTCTTAATAACTTCTCTTCTCATGGCTATCATGTTCTCCTCCATGATCACTTCAAGCCACGCCATAAAACAATTTGCCAAGAAACAAACGTTAAAACCGAAGTTTTTTGGACACAATTTCCCCAAACCCGGTTTTCCTCAGTTTCCAAGACCCAGTTTCCCCACAAACCCAATGCCATTCCCTCAATTCCCAAAACCTGGTTTTCCAAGCAATCCAACACCCGGTTTTCCTCAACTCCCAGGGCAAGGTTTCCCAAACAACCCCATGCCTTTCCCTCAGTTCCCTAAACCCGGTTTTCCAAGCAATCCAACACCCGGTTTTCCTCAATTTCCCGGTTTTGGTTTTCCAAAATTCCCTCAGTTTCCGAAACCTGGTTCCCCTTCTTTCCTTCCAGCAAGGCCTGGAACACTTAACCCCGTCCCAACCATCTCCACTCCGCCCTCTCTCCCGGTTACTCCAACTGTCAGCCCTTGA